The following are encoded together in the Actinoplanes sp. N902-109 genome:
- a CDS encoding DMT family transporter, whose product MTTETTSDNARLERVGTTELVAAMLLSGTIGAFVLESHQNSFNVVFFRCVFGALALGAYCLIRGYLRNTNLTWGRFALAALGGFFIVFNWVFLFKSFTLTSISVGTVVYHTQPFYVMLLGALLFRERLTAQKLGWLVVAFAGLIMVTGLTPADLHSQAHAGYVRGIGYALAAAVFYAFATLIAKRLKQLRPHLVALIQVCVGVVLLVPFVRPGETAGLGARWGWLVGLGVIHTCVMYILMYSSYQKLPTSKIAVLSFVYPAVAMIVDFVVYGHHVSPVQALGIPLIVGASLGISFGWRVLPLAGGRSAVPAPTPAAPTPAAPATAPSQPEREPTTTASTR is encoded by the coding sequence GTGACAACCGAGACCACATCGGACAATGCACGCCTGGAGCGGGTCGGCACCACCGAACTCGTCGCGGCGATGTTGTTGTCCGGCACGATCGGCGCGTTCGTCCTCGAGTCGCATCAGAACAGCTTCAACGTGGTGTTCTTCCGGTGCGTCTTCGGCGCGCTCGCGCTCGGCGCCTACTGCCTGATCCGCGGCTATCTGCGCAACACCAACCTGACCTGGGGCCGGTTCGCCCTGGCCGCTCTGGGCGGCTTCTTCATCGTGTTCAACTGGGTGTTCCTGTTCAAGTCGTTCACGTTGACGTCGATCTCGGTCGGCACGGTGGTCTACCACACCCAGCCGTTCTACGTGATGCTGCTGGGCGCGCTGCTGTTCCGCGAGCGGCTCACCGCCCAGAAGCTGGGCTGGCTGGTGGTGGCCTTCGCCGGCCTGATCATGGTGACCGGACTGACCCCGGCCGACCTGCACAGCCAGGCACACGCCGGCTACGTGCGGGGGATCGGTTACGCATTGGCCGCGGCGGTGTTCTATGCCTTCGCGACGCTGATCGCCAAGCGGCTCAAGCAGCTGCGCCCGCACCTCGTCGCGCTCATCCAGGTCTGCGTCGGGGTGGTGCTGCTGGTGCCGTTCGTGCGGCCCGGGGAGACGGCGGGGCTGGGCGCCCGGTGGGGCTGGCTGGTCGGCCTCGGCGTGATCCACACGTGCGTCATGTACATCCTGATGTACTCGTCGTATCAGAAGCTGCCGACGTCGAAGATCGCCGTGCTGTCGTTCGTCTACCCGGCCGTGGCGATGATCGTCGACTTCGTGGTCTACGGCCACCACGTCAGCCCGGTGCAGGCGCTGGGCATCCCGCTGATCGTCGGCGCCAGCCTGGGCATCTCGTTCGGCTGGCGGGTCCTCCCGCTCGCCGGCGGCCGGTCCGCCGTCCCAGCCCCGACCCCCGCTGCCCCGACCCCCGCGGCCCCGGCGACGGCACCTTCGCAGCCGGAGCGAGAGCCGACCACCACCGCGAGCACCCGGTAG
- a CDS encoding transporter substrate-binding domain-containing protein translates to MTTTLTRTGRESTRTLAAVRERGVVRVAVSRGILGLSCPGPDGQWAGLDVEFARAVAAAAGVTAEFRPVDPADRLAVLAGGEVDLVTANLTASLPREAGHGVTFAAVTCYDGEGFLVRADEPVRTPQDLAGRPVAVQAGTTSAANLRRYLGAGAVPVAYATPAEARAAYEAGVCAAYLLDRTALAGERAQLTDPVAHRLLDETISREPMALAARDDDPAWLRLCRWVPQLAVNLEYARRAGGPAARATLAAEADPLGAALGVGEGWATRVLDAVGDYGDIYDRTLGDASPLSLPRGLNELWTAGGLHYPLPLT, encoded by the coding sequence ATGACGACCACCCTGACTCGCACCGGACGGGAATCCACGAGGACCCTCGCGGCGGTCCGGGAGCGCGGCGTCGTCCGGGTCGCGGTGAGCCGCGGCATCCTCGGGCTGTCCTGCCCCGGCCCGGACGGGCAGTGGGCCGGCCTCGACGTGGAGTTCGCCCGGGCGGTGGCCGCCGCGGCCGGCGTGACCGCCGAGTTCCGGCCGGTCGACCCGGCCGACCGGCTGGCCGTCCTGGCCGGCGGCGAGGTCGACCTCGTCACCGCCAACCTGACCGCGTCGCTGCCCCGGGAGGCCGGGCACGGCGTCACCTTCGCCGCCGTCACCTGCTATGACGGCGAAGGCTTCCTGGTCCGCGCGGACGAGCCGGTGCGTACGCCGCAGGACCTGGCCGGCCGGCCGGTGGCGGTGCAGGCCGGCACCACGAGCGCCGCCAACTTGCGCCGGTACCTCGGTGCGGGCGCGGTCCCGGTGGCGTACGCCACCCCGGCGGAGGCTCGCGCGGCCTACGAAGCGGGGGTCTGCGCGGCGTACCTGCTGGACCGCACGGCGCTGGCCGGCGAGCGGGCCCAGCTCACCGACCCGGTGGCGCATCGGCTGCTCGATGAGACCATCTCGCGGGAGCCGATGGCGCTCGCCGCCCGCGACGACGACCCGGCCTGGCTACGGCTGTGCCGCTGGGTGCCACAGCTCGCCGTCAACCTCGAGTACGCCCGGCGCGCCGGCGGGCCGGCGGCTCGCGCCACGCTGGCGGCCGAGGCCGATCCGCTCGGCGCGGCGCTCGGCGTCGGCGAGGGCTGGGCGACCCGGGTGCTCGACGCCGTCGGCGACTACGGCGATATCTACGACCGGACCCTCGGCGATGCGTCACCGCTGAGCCTGCCGCGTGGCCTCAATGAGCTGTGGACCGCCGGCGGCTTGCACTATCCGCTGCCGCTGACCTGA
- a CDS encoding methylaspartate mutase: MASFVARAAAEGRLVVQPRMGFGTVAQMRAGLEAVRGCRARAVGTVTLDSYTRVGDHESARRSLARGADLNGFPIVAHGAAVTRAMLDGIQDDDFPVQVRHGSALPYDIFRSVLDAGADATEGGPVSYCLPYSRVPLREAVSDWSRSAELLAAAAADGHVVHLETFGGCMLGQLCPPGLLVALSVLEGLFFRQRGVPSVSLSYAQQTSLEQDVLAVTALRRLGDELLSDIDRHTVVYTYMGVFPRTPVGAYRTLEESVRLARLGGAERLIVKTPAEAHRIPTITENVEALEFADAVAALEGPRFPADPGGSDNEVYAEARRLVDATLALSDDVGTALLRAFRAGLLDVPYCLHADNANAARATIDHRGFLQWAEAGRMPVVAVGRGHGSGNAQHLLEMLSYNERRFDRELLPAMRTEVTA; the protein is encoded by the coding sequence ATGGCCTCCTTTGTCGCCCGGGCCGCCGCCGAGGGCCGGTTGGTCGTGCAGCCGCGCATGGGCTTCGGCACGGTGGCGCAGATGCGGGCCGGACTCGAGGCGGTACGCGGCTGCCGCGCCCGCGCCGTCGGGACGGTGACGCTCGACAGCTACACCCGGGTCGGCGACCACGAGTCTGCCCGCCGCAGCCTGGCGCGGGGGGCCGACCTGAACGGGTTCCCGATCGTCGCGCACGGCGCCGCAGTGACGCGGGCGATGCTCGACGGCATTCAGGACGACGACTTCCCGGTGCAGGTGCGGCACGGCTCGGCCCTGCCGTACGACATCTTCCGCTCGGTTCTCGACGCGGGCGCGGACGCCACCGAGGGCGGACCGGTCTCCTACTGCCTGCCGTACAGCCGGGTGCCGCTGCGTGAGGCGGTCAGCGACTGGTCGCGCAGCGCCGAGCTGCTCGCCGCGGCGGCGGCCGACGGGCACGTGGTGCACCTGGAGACCTTCGGCGGCTGCATGCTCGGCCAGCTGTGCCCGCCCGGCCTGCTGGTGGCGCTGTCGGTGCTGGAGGGCCTGTTCTTCCGGCAGCGCGGCGTGCCCAGCGTGTCGCTCAGCTATGCCCAGCAGACGAGCCTCGAGCAGGACGTGCTCGCGGTCACCGCGCTGCGGCGGCTCGGGGACGAGCTGCTGAGCGACATCGACCGGCACACCGTGGTGTACACCTACATGGGCGTGTTCCCGCGTACGCCGGTCGGGGCCTACCGCACGCTCGAGGAGAGCGTCCGGCTCGCCCGGCTGGGCGGCGCCGAACGGCTCATCGTCAAGACCCCGGCCGAGGCGCACCGGATCCCCACGATCACCGAGAACGTCGAGGCGCTGGAGTTCGCCGACGCGGTGGCGGCGCTGGAGGGTCCGCGGTTCCCGGCGGATCCCGGCGGATCCGACAACGAGGTGTACGCCGAGGCGCGCCGGCTGGTCGACGCGACGCTGGCACTGTCCGACGACGTCGGGACCGCGCTGCTGCGAGCTTTCCGGGCCGGGTTGCTCGACGTGCCGTACTGCCTGCACGCCGACAACGCCAACGCCGCCCGCGCGACCATCGACCACCGCGGGTTCCTGCAGTGGGCCGAGGCGGGCCGGATGCCGGTGGTGGCCGTCGGCCGGGGCCATGGTAGCGGCAACGCCCAGCACCTGCTGGAGATGCTCAGCTACAACGAGCGCCGGTTCGACCGCGAGCTGCTGCCGGCGATGCGGACGGAGGTGACGGCATGA
- a CDS encoding response regulator transcription factor — MIADDEAAIRDSLERVLQVEGYETSTVANGLAVLDGIAGAGGDLLDLLILDVMMPRLGGLETCLRLRAAGRDLPVLMLTARDQVSDRVAGLDAGADDYLPKPFATEELLARVRALLRRRTPAGEESPILSFADVRLDPDRFEAWRGGRPLHLTRTEFSLLQVLLRNATRVLTREALFEAIWGFDMSATANNLQVYVSYLRRKLEAEGEPRLIYTLRGLGYTIRETPP; from the coding sequence ATGATCGCGGATGACGAGGCGGCCATCCGTGACTCGCTGGAACGGGTGCTCCAGGTCGAGGGTTACGAGACCAGCACCGTCGCGAACGGTCTCGCCGTGCTCGACGGGATCGCCGGGGCCGGCGGTGACCTCCTCGACCTGCTGATCCTCGACGTGATGATGCCCCGCCTGGGTGGGCTGGAGACCTGCCTGCGGCTGCGGGCCGCGGGCCGGGACCTGCCGGTGCTGATGCTGACCGCCCGCGACCAGGTCTCCGACCGGGTTGCGGGGCTGGACGCGGGCGCCGACGACTACCTGCCCAAGCCGTTCGCCACCGAGGAGTTGCTGGCTCGCGTGCGGGCCCTGCTGCGGCGGCGCACGCCAGCCGGTGAGGAGTCGCCGATCCTGTCGTTCGCCGACGTCCGGCTCGATCCCGACAGGTTCGAGGCGTGGCGGGGCGGGCGGCCGCTGCACCTGACCCGCACCGAGTTCTCCCTCCTGCAGGTGCTCCTGCGCAACGCGACCCGGGTGCTGACCCGCGAGGCGCTGTTCGAGGCGATCTGGGGCTTCGACATGAGTGCCACCGCCAACAACCTTCAGGTGTACGTGAGTTACCTGCGCCGCAAGCTGGAAGCCGAGGGTGAGCCCCGGCTGATCTACACGCTGCGCGGCCTGGGATACACGATCCGGGAGACTCCCCCGTGA
- a CDS encoding HAMP domain-containing sensor histidine kinase, with product MSRPTGREPRRLTRWWRRRSLRARLTMIAATAIAVSVFVTFQMAGALLDRELRDSAEKQLRADARVLATDAERAGPMHVPLPSYPGSGRLVRVILPDGSTRTPAGQPALPAVSDDAARVAQGASADLMESADTEEGYVVYTLRAGDGAVQVAHLADDSPANRFGFGMLLIGLLCVAGGALVGRTVARTGLAPIDRVTAAAVHVAQTRDLDAGIPDEGGGEIGRLTQSINNMLAALRDSRTAQRLLAEDAAHELKTPLTSLRLNVELLIRLDRRGTLDSALPAESRTRLLHDVGAQVAELSTLAAELTDLARGDVSDENTELLDLADVVVTAVTRARSRMPHIEVALDVTSVWVSGRPAALQRAVLNLIDNAGKWSPADQPVQVRLRAEGASAVLEVDDAGPGIDAADVPRVFDRFYRAGSARALPGSGLGLSIVQRVVDAHGGRVAVARSARGGALLRVGLPAAAPPAPITRRTAGEDTALR from the coding sequence GTGAGCAGGCCCACCGGCCGGGAACCGCGCCGGCTGACCCGCTGGTGGCGCCGGCGGTCGCTGCGGGCCAGGCTGACGATGATCGCGGCGACGGCCATCGCGGTCAGCGTGTTCGTCACCTTCCAGATGGCCGGCGCACTGCTGGACCGGGAACTGCGGGACAGCGCCGAGAAGCAGCTGCGCGCCGACGCCCGCGTCCTGGCGACGGACGCCGAGCGCGCCGGTCCGATGCATGTGCCGCTGCCGTCGTATCCCGGATCCGGTCGGCTGGTGCGGGTCATCCTGCCCGACGGCTCGACCCGGACACCGGCCGGCCAGCCCGCACTGCCTGCGGTCAGCGACGACGCCGCGCGGGTGGCACAGGGCGCGTCCGCCGACCTGATGGAATCCGCCGACACTGAGGAAGGCTACGTCGTCTACACGCTGCGGGCCGGCGACGGCGCGGTCCAGGTGGCCCACCTCGCCGACGACAGCCCGGCCAACCGGTTCGGGTTCGGCATGCTGCTGATCGGACTGCTCTGCGTGGCCGGCGGAGCCCTTGTCGGGCGGACCGTGGCGCGGACCGGGCTGGCACCGATCGACCGGGTGACCGCCGCCGCGGTGCATGTCGCGCAGACCCGGGATCTCGACGCCGGCATCCCGGACGAGGGCGGCGGGGAGATCGGCCGGCTGACCCAGTCGATCAACAACATGCTCGCCGCGCTGCGGGACTCCCGGACGGCTCAGCGGCTGCTCGCCGAGGACGCCGCCCACGAGCTCAAGACCCCGCTCACCAGCCTTCGCCTCAACGTCGAGCTGCTGATCCGGCTCGATCGGCGCGGCACGCTGGACAGCGCACTGCCGGCGGAGAGCCGGACCCGGCTGCTGCATGACGTCGGCGCCCAGGTGGCCGAGCTGAGCACCCTCGCCGCCGAGCTGACCGACCTGGCGCGCGGTGACGTCAGCGACGAGAACACCGAGCTGCTCGACCTTGCCGACGTGGTGGTGACGGCCGTGACCCGGGCGCGTTCCCGGATGCCCCACATCGAGGTCGCGCTCGACGTGACCTCCGTGTGGGTGAGCGGGCGTCCCGCGGCGCTCCAGCGGGCGGTGCTCAACCTCATCGACAATGCCGGCAAGTGGTCCCCCGCGGACCAGCCGGTCCAGGTTCGGCTCCGGGCCGAGGGCGCCTCGGCGGTGCTCGAGGTCGACGATGCCGGGCCGGGCATCGACGCCGCCGACGTGCCGCGGGTGTTCGACCGGTTCTACCGGGCCGGCAGCGCCCGGGCGTTGCCGGGATCCGGTCTGGGGCTGTCGATCGTGCAGCGGGTCGTCGACGCCCACGGCGGCCGGGTGGCCGTCGCCCGCTCCGCACGCGGTGGCGCGCTGCTCCGGGTCGGCCTTCCGGCCGCGGCCCCGCCCGCCCCGATCACGCGGCGCACCGCCGGGGAGGACACCGCACTGCGCTGA